The following are from one region of the Rosistilla carotiformis genome:
- a CDS encoding FHA domain-containing serine/threonine-protein kinase: MADKLSIIEGPDQGRWFEIPQNQALIIGRGSDSDTKIRDPRLSRIHCELTAHDGKFLLTDRGSAAGTFVDAMPLLVPREIQRGDTFRIGDTLLRIESGSSLDASTIRSPGIPTHALTSPRPMHELVGEVLYRYRLDELVASGTSSAVFRAWDQRRERQVALKVLKPQMTSSEQQQDRFIRAMRTMLPIQHPNIVRLRKAGRTGPYCWAAMQWIDGISVDRLLQQIGVGGMMDWKDAWRVAVHIGRALQEASMHHVVHRNITPSNILRRDSDQTYLLSDLIFARALEVTDSAQITRPGDIVGQLPYMAPELLLDPANVDGRSDLYGLGATLYALVTGVPPFFGLTVGDLLDKIRGSAPRSPQELQLGLDERFSDVVMKLLATSPQNRFATPSELLRQLANVGKYGGIEMD, encoded by the coding sequence ATGGCCGACAAGCTCTCCATTATCGAAGGTCCTGATCAAGGACGTTGGTTTGAGATTCCCCAGAACCAAGCGTTGATTATCGGTCGCGGCAGCGACAGCGATACAAAAATTCGCGATCCGCGGTTGAGTCGAATTCACTGTGAATTGACAGCCCACGATGGAAAGTTCCTGCTGACCGATCGCGGCAGTGCCGCGGGAACCTTTGTCGACGCCATGCCGTTGTTGGTCCCTCGCGAGATCCAGCGTGGCGACACGTTCCGGATCGGCGATACGTTGTTGCGGATCGAATCCGGTTCGTCGCTGGACGCATCGACGATTCGCTCGCCTGGCATACCAACCCACGCCCTCACCTCACCTCGGCCGATGCACGAACTGGTGGGTGAAGTCCTCTATCGTTATCGGTTGGATGAATTGGTTGCTTCGGGAACCAGCAGCGCCGTCTTCCGAGCTTGGGATCAACGTCGCGAGCGACAGGTTGCGTTGAAAGTCTTGAAGCCCCAGATGACCTCCAGCGAACAGCAGCAGGACCGCTTCATCCGCGCGATGCGCACGATGCTTCCGATCCAGCATCCCAACATCGTGCGGTTGCGGAAAGCGGGACGTACCGGTCCTTACTGCTGGGCTGCGATGCAATGGATCGACGGGATCAGCGTCGATCGCTTGCTCCAACAGATTGGCGTCGGTGGGATGATGGATTGGAAAGACGCTTGGCGCGTCGCGGTGCACATCGGTCGCGCGTTGCAAGAAGCGTCGATGCACCACGTGGTGCATCGTAACATCACGCCATCGAACATCCTCCGCCGCGATTCCGACCAAACCTATCTGTTGTCCGATTTGATCTTCGCGCGCGCTCTGGAAGTCACCGATTCAGCGCAGATCACTCGCCCAGGCGACATCGTTGGACAACTGCCTTACATGGCACCGGAACTGCTTCTCGATCCCGCCAATGTCGACGGTAGGTCCGATCTGTATGGGCTTGGCGCCACGCTCTACGCGCTGGTGACAGGGGTTCCGCCGTTTTTTGGACTGACCGTCGGCGACCTGTTGGACAAGATTCGCGGTTCCGCTCCCCGGTCACCTCAGGAACTTCAACTGGGGCTCGATGAGCGATTCTCGGATGTCGTGATGAAATTGTTGGCCACCTCGCCACAGAATCGCTTCGCCACCCCCAGTGAACTGCTTCGCCAATTAGCGAACGTGGGCAAATACGGCGGTATCGAGATGGATTGA
- a CDS encoding serine/threonine-protein kinase produces MNRPLAPSESSADDELDADTIAGTDSSVAGARLLAAPHPGTIIDDYEIIDEIARGGMGVVYRARQRSLGRIVALKMVLPGEATTDKDRQRFANEARAAADLDHPGIVPVFDVGVYGGQPYFTMAYVNGESLSAKLHDGPLSPPQAAAIARDVARAISTAHDRQIVHRDLKPANILMEPDGQPRITDFGVCKSIGPDTAELTLHGGMIGTPHFMPPEQAQSTDEPVGPTADVYSIGAVLYTMLTGRPPFLAASAIEVVAQVIAQVPVRPSQLNPRLRGDLETITLKCLEKRPRDRYPTAAALAEDLQRYLDGDPIQARPPGLWRMTTHLIRRQVLLASVSGSVALLITTLCVCLSFAFFDARQRLFEVTQQKEQLQRQLTSERSAALAYVRRTDTTGDAVLRYRIERWQQIAAALAVEQSESALPLALHAAQVSLDAGLPISEPLRTLLRDAVADADAEAVPELSDRQLVEYAALSAPHEFTDSDRIRFDLPDPQPQ; encoded by the coding sequence ATGAATCGTCCCCTCGCGCCCTCCGAATCGTCTGCCGATGATGAACTGGATGCCGACACGATTGCCGGAACCGATTCATCCGTCGCGGGGGCGCGGTTGCTCGCAGCACCTCACCCCGGCACGATTATCGACGACTACGAGATCATCGATGAGATCGCTCGTGGTGGAATGGGAGTCGTCTACCGAGCGCGGCAACGGAGCCTGGGGCGGATCGTCGCCTTAAAAATGGTTTTGCCAGGAGAGGCGACAACCGACAAGGACCGCCAGCGGTTCGCCAACGAAGCCCGCGCCGCAGCCGATCTGGATCATCCCGGAATCGTGCCGGTCTTTGACGTCGGGGTCTATGGCGGCCAGCCCTACTTCACGATGGCGTATGTCAACGGTGAGAGCCTGTCGGCTAAACTGCACGATGGTCCGCTTTCGCCACCGCAGGCAGCTGCGATCGCTCGCGATGTCGCCCGCGCGATCTCAACGGCACACGATCGCCAGATCGTTCATCGCGATCTGAAGCCGGCAAACATCTTGATGGAACCCGACGGTCAGCCGCGGATCACCGACTTTGGCGTTTGCAAATCGATCGGCCCCGACACCGCGGAACTGACCCTCCACGGTGGCATGATCGGCACACCGCACTTCATGCCTCCCGAACAAGCTCAATCCACCGACGAACCCGTCGGGCCTACCGCCGATGTCTATTCGATTGGCGCGGTGTTGTACACGATGCTCACCGGGCGGCCACCATTTCTTGCCGCGTCGGCGATTGAAGTCGTTGCGCAAGTGATCGCCCAGGTTCCGGTACGTCCCAGCCAATTGAACCCGCGGCTCCGCGGCGACTTGGAAACGATCACACTGAAGTGCCTCGAAAAGCGTCCCCGCGATCGCTACCCAACCGCCGCCGCATTGGCCGAAGACTTACAGCGTTATCTCGATGGCGATCCGATCCAGGCACGCCCGCCGGGACTGTGGCGGATGACCACGCATTTGATTCGTCGCCAGGTGTTGTTGGCAAGCGTTTCCGGTTCGGTGGCGCTACTGATCACGACGCTGTGCGTTTGCTTGTCGTTCGCTTTTTTCGACGCGCGACAGAGGTTGTTCGAGGTGACACAACAGAAGGAGCAGTTGCAGCGCCAGTTGACATCCGAGCGTAGCGCGGCGCTGGCCTACGTGCGGCGGACCGACACGACCGGCGATGCGGTGTTGCGATATCGGATCGAGCGTTGGCAACAGATCGCCGCGGCGCTAGCGGTCGAGCAGTCGGAAAGCGCGTTGCCGTTGGCCCTTCACGCCGCCCAAGTTTCCTTGGACGCGGGGCTCCCGATTTCTGAGCCCTTGCGGACGTTGCTTCGCGACGCGGTCGCCGATGCGGACGCTGAAGCCGTACCCGAATTGTCCGACCGGCAACTGGTGGAATACGCCGCACTCAGTGCGCCCCACGAATTTACCGATTCCGACCGAATTCGGTTCGATCTTCCCGACCCTCAACCCCAATAG
- a CDS encoding PilZ domain-containing protein, which produces MTRLINQTLDYSSFTDSEPRDGAQNRAESRLTRTLPVFLIACATADDNVPPAIQTGFTVDVSCYGISLLLPETMNLDQVVVLIGDPKHRKVMRGTCRNRTPLGLGTCRYGIRLDEVLKDSDYAPLLHYAEALELKSQQAIDRESNSAATSVRATG; this is translated from the coding sequence ATGACTCGGCTCATCAACCAAACGCTCGACTACTCGTCCTTCACCGATAGCGAACCGCGAGATGGAGCTCAGAACCGCGCTGAATCGCGGCTGACGCGAACGCTGCCTGTGTTCCTAATCGCTTGTGCCACGGCAGACGACAATGTGCCCCCTGCAATTCAAACGGGGTTCACCGTCGATGTTTCGTGTTACGGGATCTCACTGCTCCTGCCCGAAACGATGAATCTCGACCAGGTCGTGGTGTTGATCGGCGATCCCAAACATCGCAAAGTGATGCGGGGCACCTGCCGCAACCGCACGCCGTTGGGGCTGGGAACGTGCAGATACGGAATCCGTCTGGACGAGGTCTTGAAGGATTCCGATTACGCTCCTCTGTTGCACTACGCTGAAGCCTTGGAACTGAAGTCCCAACAAGCGATTGATCGCGAGTCGAATTCCGCCGCGACAAGCGTCCGCGCAACAGGTTAA
- the nth gene encoding endonuclease III: MRKQQRAEIVHDRLAELYPDPPIPLDHRDPFTLLIAVLLSAQCTDKMVNRVTPALFDLADTPEKMRLQSVDAILEIIRPLGLAPKKAAAIAGLSQRLVDEFDGQVPCDFAGLESLPGVGHKTASVVMSQAFGHPAFPVDTHIHRLAQRWGLTDGKNVQQTERDLKSLFPESSWNALHLQIIYYGREHCTARGCDGTRCELCSTLYPNRRKPVETKKA, encoded by the coding sequence ATGCGGAAACAACAACGTGCCGAGATCGTTCACGATCGATTGGCCGAACTCTATCCCGACCCACCGATTCCGTTGGACCATCGCGATCCGTTCACGCTGTTGATCGCGGTCCTCTTGAGCGCGCAGTGCACCGACAAAATGGTCAACCGGGTGACTCCCGCGTTGTTTGATTTAGCCGACACGCCGGAGAAGATGCGGCTTCAATCGGTCGATGCGATCCTCGAAATCATTCGTCCGCTGGGGCTGGCGCCGAAAAAAGCAGCGGCGATCGCCGGGCTCAGCCAACGGTTGGTCGACGAATTCGACGGCCAGGTGCCCTGCGATTTCGCCGGCTTGGAATCGTTGCCCGGCGTGGGGCACAAGACGGCCAGCGTCGTGATGAGCCAGGCTTTTGGGCACCCGGCGTTTCCTGTCGATACGCATATCCATCGCCTTGCGCAACGCTGGGGACTAACCGATGGCAAAAACGTCCAACAAACCGAACGCGACTTGAAATCGCTGTTTCCCGAATCCAGTTGGAATGCATTGCATCTGCAAATCATCTACTACGGTCGCGAACATTGTACCGCCCGCGGCTGCGACGGCACCCGCTGCGAACTGTGTTCGACGCTCTATCCGAATCGTCGCAAGCCAGTCGAAACGAAGAAGGCTTGA
- the rnc gene encoding ribonuclease III, with protein sequence MTDEFNGPPHDCETLPSTTSVGSDDCRDDALLADPSASASKPAKGKPPKAAAVAALPQEELTTEERLDLCESIVGHAFSDRELLLEALTHASGASHRLKSNERMEFLGDAILGAVVCDWLYHERTDLNEGELTKIKSNVVSRQTCSKVAKRLGLDRCLLVGKGVRKNRSFPKSLTSDVFESIVAAIYLDGGFDKVRQLLHLWLAQEVAEGIDSRGDENHKSNLQQVVQRDFSTTPSYRLLDSVGPDHSKKFQIAVLVDGLLRTPAWGRSKKDAEQRAAANALAEISGKEPPFQGDMP encoded by the coding sequence ATGACTGACGAATTTAATGGGCCTCCGCACGATTGCGAAACGCTCCCGTCCACAACTTCGGTCGGCTCCGACGATTGTCGCGACGATGCTTTGCTAGCTGATCCGTCAGCCTCCGCTTCCAAGCCCGCCAAGGGCAAGCCGCCGAAAGCTGCGGCGGTCGCCGCGCTGCCGCAAGAGGAGCTGACGACTGAGGAACGCTTGGATTTGTGCGAATCGATCGTCGGTCATGCGTTCTCCGACCGCGAACTGTTGCTCGAAGCGTTGACGCACGCCTCCGGAGCCTCGCACCGGCTGAAGTCGAACGAGCGGATGGAATTTCTGGGGGATGCGATCCTCGGTGCGGTCGTCTGCGACTGGCTGTATCACGAGAGGACGGATCTGAACGAAGGCGAATTGACGAAGATCAAATCGAACGTCGTCAGCCGACAAACCTGCTCCAAAGTTGCCAAGCGATTAGGGTTGGATCGCTGCTTATTGGTCGGCAAGGGCGTTCGCAAGAACCGCAGCTTTCCAAAGTCGCTGACGTCGGATGTCTTCGAATCGATCGTTGCGGCGATCTATCTCGACGGCGGCTTCGATAAGGTGCGCCAGTTGTTGCACCTGTGGTTGGCGCAAGAAGTGGCCGAGGGGATCGACAGTCGGGGCGACGAGAATCATAAATCGAACCTGCAGCAAGTGGTCCAACGCGACTTCAGCACCACGCCCAGCTATCGGTTGCTCGATTCGGTGGGTCCCGATCACAGCAAAAAGTTCCAGATCGCCGTGCTTGTCGATGGTCTGCTGCGAACGCCCGCCTGGGGGCGTAGCAAGAAGGACGCCGAACAACGTGCGGCCGCCAACGCGCTGGCGGAGATCTCGGGCAAGGAGCCACCGTTTCAGGGTGACATGCCCTGA
- a CDS encoding HEAT repeat domain-containing protein produces MTNQSNLDLSNLEHADPEIRRQTLQALIDSSPNLADWAIALLRASNDPHASVSELAIATLEDMGAPDASQVSEIVSFAQRPADSETVYWATTLIGRIGPDAADAVPTLAGVLANSSFLHVREKAAWALGQIGPAAIGATAVLQAAAEQGPPRLQRLASQALSTMAGTAAA; encoded by the coding sequence ATGACCAACCAATCCAACCTCGATCTGTCGAATCTCGAGCACGCCGATCCTGAAATTCGCCGCCAAACGTTGCAAGCGCTCATCGATAGCAGTCCCAACTTGGCCGACTGGGCGATCGCGTTACTGCGTGCCTCCAACGACCCTCACGCTTCGGTCAGCGAATTAGCGATTGCCACGCTGGAAGACATGGGAGCGCCCGATGCGTCGCAGGTCTCTGAGATCGTCAGCTTTGCCCAGCGTCCCGCCGACAGTGAAACGGTCTACTGGGCCACCACGTTGATCGGACGCATTGGCCCCGATGCCGCCGATGCGGTGCCAACTTTAGCCGGTGTTCTGGCAAATTCGTCGTTCCTGCACGTACGTGAAAAAGCCGCCTGGGCATTGGGGCAAATCGGTCCCGCCGCGATTGGTGCGACCGCCGTTTTGCAAGCCGCCGCCGAACAAGGCCCGCCGCGATTGCAGCGGTTGGCATCGCAGGCACTGTCGACGATGGCTGGCACCGCTGCCGCGTAG
- a CDS encoding endonuclease/exonuclease/phosphatase family protein, whose translation MATRRKKLTSLPIGRFIGPPLTIVLFLVVGYLAMTGRLPFLSGRDAGSTTDADSLVGAPFQLASTGDAATKPTDTITVATFNIEVFGVKKAEDAEVMQYLALILRQFDVIAVQEIRSMERAPVDQLLEQINSTGEQYQVVLSERLGRTDSKEQYAYFWNSRRVQMLEGSAYLVNDSADYMHREPFVASFRALQAGVVGSQPFSFTVINVHTDPDETDQELNVLDDVFQSVRAYEFSEDDFILAGDLNVEIAQLGELGQIQGVESVNREQTNTAGSRSIDHLLIDRTATTEFRGAGVINYERDLKLPREIADRISDHRPVWAVFDSSEHAPRGVIAAVPDTATR comes from the coding sequence GTGGCCACCCGACGCAAAAAACTAACCTCTCTTCCCATCGGCCGGTTCATCGGGCCGCCGTTAACGATCGTGTTGTTCCTGGTCGTTGGTTATCTCGCCATGACCGGCCGGTTGCCGTTCCTGTCCGGACGGGACGCAGGTTCGACAACCGACGCGGATTCGCTTGTCGGGGCGCCATTCCAACTGGCCTCCACCGGCGACGCAGCAACGAAACCTACCGACACGATCACGGTCGCCACGTTCAACATCGAAGTCTTTGGTGTCAAGAAAGCGGAAGACGCGGAGGTGATGCAGTACCTGGCGTTGATCCTGCGCCAATTCGATGTAATCGCGGTCCAAGAGATCCGCAGCATGGAACGGGCACCCGTCGACCAATTGTTAGAACAGATCAATTCGACCGGGGAACAGTACCAGGTCGTGCTCAGCGAACGCCTGGGGCGAACGGACAGCAAAGAGCAGTACGCCTATTTCTGGAACAGCCGTCGCGTGCAAATGCTGGAAGGTTCGGCCTATCTCGTCAACGATAGCGCCGACTACATGCATCGCGAACCTTTTGTCGCCAGTTTCCGCGCGCTGCAAGCGGGCGTGGTGGGGAGTCAACCGTTCAGCTTTACGGTCATCAACGTGCATACCGATCCCGACGAGACCGACCAAGAATTGAACGTCCTGGACGATGTCTTCCAGAGCGTTCGGGCCTATGAATTCTCCGAAGACGACTTCATCCTGGCGGGCGATCTAAACGTCGAGATCGCCCAACTGGGCGAACTGGGACAGATCCAAGGAGTCGAATCGGTCAACCGCGAACAAACCAACACCGCGGGCAGTCGCAGCATCGACCATTTGCTGATCGACCGCACCGCAACCACCGAATTCCGCGGTGCAGGCGTGATCAATTACGAACGCGACCTGAAACTGCCACGAGAAATTGCCGACCGCATCTCGGACCACCGCCCCGTCTGGGCGGTCTTCGACAGCAGCGAACATGCGCCGCGAGGCGTGATCGCGGCGGTGCCTGATACCGCGACGCGTTGA
- a CDS encoding NAD(P)/FAD-dependent oxidoreductase — protein sequence MKANYDVVVIGGGPAGSSAAALTAQAGHRTLLIEREAMPRFHIGESLMPEVYWPLQRLGVLDRMESLGFQKKLSVQFVTNSGKESSPFYFKQHDPRDCSSTWQVERSQFDQMLFERAGELGADCYDQTRVLDVQIDDQDRATGVRVRDAQGQEHEIASQVVVDATGLQSLIANKLGLKVVNPDLKKAAIWGYWKDARRDDGENEGATIIMQTENKDSWFWFIPLSNGITSIGCVGNNDYMLKQGLKPEAKYEYELSICPGLQERLKDADFQGEIRVAKEFSYTTTRHAGQGWVLIGDAFGFIDPIYSSGVYFALETGVRAADAINEGFANGDLSANQLARWADDFKEGSSWIRKLVHAYYTNEFSFGRFMKAHPEHTGNLTDLLIGRIFHDQAGAIFDDMDGAIATAKRDAMSM from the coding sequence GTGAAAGCAAACTATGACGTTGTCGTAATCGGTGGTGGCCCCGCAGGCAGTTCGGCTGCCGCGCTGACCGCACAGGCCGGACACCGCACACTGTTGATCGAACGCGAAGCGATGCCGCGCTTTCACATCGGCGAATCGCTGATGCCCGAGGTGTATTGGCCCCTGCAGCGATTGGGGGTCCTCGATCGGATGGAGTCGCTGGGATTTCAAAAGAAGTTGAGTGTTCAATTTGTCACCAACAGCGGCAAGGAATCCTCGCCGTTCTATTTCAAACAGCACGATCCACGGGATTGCAGCAGTACGTGGCAAGTCGAACGGTCGCAATTCGATCAGATGTTGTTCGAACGGGCGGGCGAACTGGGGGCCGATTGCTATGACCAAACTCGGGTGTTGGACGTCCAAATCGACGACCAGGATCGGGCCACGGGGGTCCGCGTCCGCGACGCGCAAGGCCAGGAGCATGAAATCGCCAGCCAAGTGGTTGTCGACGCGACGGGGCTGCAATCGTTGATCGCCAATAAATTGGGGCTCAAGGTGGTCAATCCCGATCTCAAAAAGGCGGCGATCTGGGGCTACTGGAAAGATGCCCGACGTGACGACGGCGAAAACGAAGGTGCGACGATCATCATGCAGACCGAGAACAAGGACTCCTGGTTCTGGTTCATCCCGCTCTCCAACGGAATCACGAGCATCGGGTGTGTGGGCAACAATGACTACATGCTCAAGCAGGGGCTTAAGCCGGAAGCCAAATACGAATACGAATTGAGCATCTGTCCGGGGCTGCAGGAACGTCTGAAGGACGCGGACTTCCAAGGGGAGATCCGCGTTGCCAAAGAATTTTCGTACACCACCACACGTCATGCCGGCCAGGGCTGGGTGCTGATCGGCGACGCCTTCGGCTTCATCGATCCGATCTACTCCTCGGGCGTCTATTTTGCGTTGGAGACCGGCGTGCGGGCGGCCGACGCAATCAACGAAGGCTTTGCCAACGGCGACCTCTCGGCGAATCAGTTGGCCCGATGGGCCGACGACTTCAAGGAGGGCTCCAGCTGGATTCGCAAATTGGTGCACGCTTATTACACCAACGAATTCAGCTTTGGCCGGTTCATGAAAGCTCATCCCGAACATACCGGCAACCTGACCGATCTGTTGATCGGGCGGATCTTCCACGATCAAGCAGGCGCGATCTTCGACGATATGGATGGTGCCATTGCCACCGCTAAACGGGACGCGATGTCGATGTAA
- a CDS encoding GGDEF domain-containing protein has protein sequence MGIQLVALIALSCGCSGLLCGWFLNTSNGAADPGRTADAEQNRTERVRLEKLAASLRNVTTSVAAEVDAHQTKIQQVSDSLTDSDEDHVLDAVASLIAANELMQKQLGEAQNQIRSQAQAIETAEELALTDALTGLNNRRALDRQMKQRHALGDTVAHPTTFMLIDVDHFKNFNDLHGHLTGDEVLKHVGRLLTNSLSDVGFVARYGGEEFAVLFSDMQVAEIKDRADEVRATFGEQEFFVDDQCLQVTASAGLAQLEPGESIESWIERADNALYNAKDEGRDQAYWMDGDVAFPVKDEDAEETADEQIFVDEPKASVEDPDVVALPDLKTLSKNVGNGFAKLQEERIPFCLMAIHVESDTTDDAWQQVILASLHASVRGIDADRIGFDGEHTFVVCLPSTDESIAKERAKAIRQSIDTVSDSAWRIQIATTSATATETFDEAMQRTIAMNQATDAEEPISV, from the coding sequence ATGGGAATTCAACTTGTCGCATTGATCGCACTCAGCTGCGGCTGTTCAGGCTTGCTGTGTGGATGGTTCTTGAACACGTCCAACGGTGCAGCCGATCCGGGACGGACCGCCGATGCGGAGCAGAATCGCACCGAACGGGTGCGGCTGGAAAAATTGGCAGCTTCGTTGCGGAATGTGACCACCAGCGTTGCCGCCGAAGTCGATGCCCATCAAACAAAAATCCAGCAGGTATCGGACAGCCTGACCGATTCCGATGAGGATCACGTTCTCGACGCAGTCGCGAGCCTGATCGCGGCCAACGAATTGATGCAGAAGCAATTGGGCGAGGCCCAAAACCAAATCCGCAGCCAAGCCCAAGCGATCGAAACCGCCGAAGAACTTGCCCTCACCGATGCCCTGACCGGCCTCAACAATCGCCGCGCCCTCGATCGCCAAATGAAGCAACGCCATGCGTTGGGGGACACCGTGGCCCATCCGACAACGTTCATGCTGATCGACGTCGACCATTTCAAGAATTTCAACGACCTCCACGGCCACTTAACCGGCGACGAAGTGCTCAAGCATGTCGGACGCCTGCTGACCAACAGCCTCTCGGACGTCGGTTTCGTCGCCCGGTACGGCGGCGAAGAGTTTGCCGTACTGTTTAGCGACATGCAAGTTGCCGAAATCAAAGACCGTGCCGATGAGGTCCGAGCGACCTTTGGTGAACAAGAGTTTTTCGTCGACGATCAATGCCTGCAAGTGACCGCCAGCGCGGGCTTGGCCCAACTGGAGCCGGGAGAGTCGATCGAATCGTGGATCGAGCGCGCCGACAACGCCCTTTACAACGCGAAAGACGAAGGTCGCGACCAAGCCTACTGGATGGACGGCGACGTCGCGTTTCCGGTCAAGGATGAGGATGCGGAAGAAACGGCCGACGAGCAGATTTTCGTCGACGAACCTAAAGCGTCCGTGGAAGATCCCGATGTTGTCGCACTGCCCGACCTGAAGACGCTCAGCAAAAACGTTGGCAACGGATTTGCGAAACTGCAAGAAGAACGGATCCCTTTCTGCTTGATGGCGATTCACGTCGAATCCGACACCACCGACGACGCTTGGCAGCAGGTCATCCTGGCCAGCTTGCACGCTTCGGTCCGTGGGATCGATGCCGATCGGATCGGCTTCGATGGCGAGCACACCTTTGTCGTCTGTCTCCCGAGCACCGACGAATCGATCGCGAAAGAACGCGCCAAAGCGATCCGCCAAAGCATCGACACGGTCAGCGATTCGGCGTGGCGGATTCAGATTGCCACGACCAGCGCCACCGCCACAGAAACCTTCGACGAAGCGATGCAACGGACGATCGCCATGAATCAAGCAACCGACGCCGAAGAACCCATCAGCGTCTAG
- a CDS encoding SGNH/GDSL hydrolase family protein, which yields MHRICCFALLTFVCCATTYGQKDALTPIKDRPGLPRVLLIGDSISIGYTLPTRKLLADKANVHRIRANGGPTFRGLANIDKWLGDGNWDVIHFNWGIHDLKHQADGTRQVEPANYEKNLRLLVAKLKATGAKLIWASTTPIPKGKLNPDRTFGDETHYNEIAARVMTELDVPINDLHGYIMPRFEEFHRPQDLHYTTAGSAFLAQQVAAAIEQQLPE from the coding sequence ATGCATCGAATCTGTTGTTTTGCTCTTCTGACATTTGTCTGCTGTGCCACCACCTATGGGCAGAAGGATGCTTTGACGCCGATCAAAGATCGCCCGGGTCTGCCACGGGTGCTGTTGATCGGCGATTCGATCTCGATCGGGTACACCCTGCCGACACGAAAGCTGTTGGCCGATAAAGCGAACGTCCATCGGATTCGGGCCAACGGCGGACCAACGTTCCGAGGGCTGGCAAATATCGACAAATGGCTTGGGGATGGGAACTGGGATGTGATCCATTTCAATTGGGGCATCCACGATTTGAAGCACCAGGCCGATGGGACGCGGCAAGTCGAACCGGCCAATTACGAAAAGAACTTGCGGTTGTTAGTCGCCAAGTTGAAAGCGACCGGCGCGAAGTTGATCTGGGCGTCGACGACACCGATTCCCAAGGGCAAACTGAACCCCGACCGAACGTTCGGCGACGAAACCCACTACAACGAAATCGCCGCCCGAGTGATGACCGAACTGGATGTGCCGATCAACGATTTGCACGGCTATATCATGCCACGCTTCGAAGAATTCCACCGACCACAGGATCTGCACTACACGACTGCTGGTTCGGCGTTTTTGGCACAACAGGTGGCTGCGGCGATCGAGCAACAGTTGCCGGAATGA